The region ATATTGCCGTCACCTTGGGCACGGAAGTCGAGCGCGGATTCCTGGTCGGTGCGAGCGGTACAACCGGTTCCTCAACGGGTTGCCACCTGCATTTCGAGGTCATGGTTAACGGCGAAGTAGTGGACCCGCTGAATTGGTTGTAAGCACTTAAATCAATTGGTTGTAACCAGTTGAATATCGTTTCGTGATCGGAACGTGACATACCTCAAATGTTGCTGTACGCTCATCCTCGTGCCCGATTCGCCAAAGGTGGGGCACCTTCGAACAGATCGCCTAGCTCTGCCACTGTTTGAAGTCCGTTCGCAGAATCGCATGGCAGAGGCGGGGGAACCAATTTCGGGTTTCGAAAGAAACCCTTGGGGTTAAGTTGCAAAAGGCCATTGGCCGGGCAACCGGGTGACTCCCATCCGAATCCGACAGCTCACCTCGTAGGCAATTGGGAGAGGCAAACTTGTGTCATCAAACGCTCATGGCCGCCGTCGCGCTGCCACCGTACAGACCAACCCGATCACTGCACTTTCCAAGGCAGTCAGCAGCAACGCCGGAAACGTAGGCCGCCAGGCCGCCGTCGTAGTTGCAGCATCCGGCCTCGTGCTGGCTGCCGGACTTCCTGCACAGGCTTCCGTAAGCACGGACCGCCAGGCACTCGCAGCAACCCCCCTGAACATCGTGGCCGGCAGCGTTACCGCTCCCGCCAACGCACCGTTCGAGCTTCCCCTGGTTGCCCCCAGCTCCACCTCCGGCGCCGAATACCGCGCACAGGTTGCAGCAGAAGAGGCCGCAGCCCAGGCAGCAGAAGAGCTCGCAGCCTCGCAGGCCGCAGCAGCAACCCAGACAGCAGCCACCAAGAACGCCGCAGCCGCCCGCACCGCCGCCCCGGCAGCCTCCGGTGCCGCCGTAAAGCCAGCCTCCTCCATGTCGGCTCCGGTCGAAGCTCCGGCTTCCGGCAACGTCGCAGCCGGCCTGGTTGCTTCCGCCTACGGCCAGATCGGTGTGGCACAGGACTGCACCGCCATGGTCGAGAACGCACTGCGCTCCGTCGGCAAGTCCGTCGGCGACCTGGGCCCGATGCAGTTCCTGCAGTTCGGTCCCCAGGTTTCCAGCCCGGCTCCCGGCGACCTTGTAGTCAACGGCGGCCACGTCGCGATCTACGTAGGCAACGGCCAGGTCATCAGCGGCGGA is a window of Arthrobacter sp. zg-Y1171 DNA encoding:
- a CDS encoding NlpC/P60 family protein, with product MSSNAHGRRRAATVQTNPITALSKAVSSNAGNVGRQAAVVVAASGLVLAAGLPAQASVSTDRQALAATPLNIVAGSVTAPANAPFELPLVAPSSTSGAEYRAQVAAEEAAAQAAEELAASQAAAATQTAATKNAAAARTAAPAASGAAVKPASSMSAPVEAPASGNVAAGLVASAYGQIGVAQDCTAMVENALRSVGKSVGDLGPMQFLQFGPQVSSPAPGDLVVNGGHVAIYVGNGQVISGGLNGMNTGLHSLSDLGGVMFVRVS